In the Ignavibacteria bacterium genome, one interval contains:
- a CDS encoding tyrosine-type recombinase/integrase — protein MEIKRVIDDFLENLQKLRRFSGNTVKSYTQDLEQFCEFCHSLHVTDVLQVNEKLVRRFVISINVNNEYEKSTVSRKLSAVRSLFNYALRNNLVPSNPLKRISNPQVKRKLPEVVPMAVMDEISEKLGREDRLLHNAVMEVLYSCALRVSELCSLNLGDIDFEKGSVRVLGKGSKTRIVPIGKESLQVVKKYLDSRGALEYNYPIFVTSRSKRIYPRYVYRIVNKYLSEETELKKKSPHVLRHTAATHMLDNGADLLAVKEILGHESLSTTQIYTHVSIERLKNIYKQAHPKS, from the coding sequence ATGGAAATAAAAAGGGTTATAGATGACTTCCTGGAAAACCTGCAGAAACTCCGCAGGTTTTCCGGAAATACGGTTAAATCCTACACTCAGGATCTTGAGCAGTTTTGTGAATTCTGCCATTCTCTTCATGTTACCGATGTGCTTCAGGTAAATGAAAAACTGGTAAGACGTTTTGTTATCAGCATCAATGTCAATAACGAATACGAAAAAAGCACAGTCTCAAGAAAACTCTCGGCAGTAAGAAGCCTCTTCAACTACGCCCTGAGGAATAATCTTGTCCCCTCAAACCCCTTGAAAAGGATATCCAACCCGCAGGTAAAAAGAAAACTTCCGGAAGTCGTTCCCATGGCCGTTATGGATGAAATATCCGAAAAGCTCGGCAGGGAAGACAGGCTTCTTCATAACGCCGTTATGGAAGTTCTCTACAGCTGCGCTCTTCGTGTCAGTGAACTCTGCAGCCTTAACCTGGGTGATATAGATTTCGAGAAGGGCTCGGTCAGGGTTTTAGGCAAGGGATCTAAAACAAGGATTGTCCCCATTGGAAAGGAATCCCTTCAAGTCGTAAAGAAGTATCTTGATTCACGGGGTGCTTTAGAGTATAATTATCCAATATTCGTAACTTCAAGGAGCAAAAGGATTTATCCGCGTTACGTTTATAGGATAGTTAACAAATATCTGAGTGAGGAAACGGAGCTTAAGAAAAAAAGCCCCCATGTCTTAAGGCATACGGCGGCAACCCATATGCTTGATAACGGAGCAGATCTGCTTGCCGTCAAGGAAATATTGGGTCACGAAAGTCTATCAACCACTCAAATCTACACGCACGTCTCCATTGAGCGGTTGAAGAACATATATAAACAAGCTCATCCTAAATCTTAA
- the raiA gene encoding ribosome-associated translation inhibitor RaiA — MNIQITSRKFKAKDSLKDYIYAEVGALDRLNDGINDIEVILSFENLKDSTKIAEIILPIPGKVLTAKENSDDFKKSVSAAVTKIEKQLSKIKTKVVDGKRSDRVERAAVSEEPPVVSPEEEEEEE, encoded by the coding sequence ATGAACATTCAAATCACTTCAAGGAAGTTTAAGGCTAAAGACTCTCTGAAAGATTATATCTATGCAGAGGTTGGCGCTTTAGATAGGCTTAATGACGGCATTAACGACATTGAAGTTATTTTGAGCTTTGAGAACTTAAAGGATAGCACTAAGATTGCCGAAATCATCTTGCCAATTCCTGGCAAGGTACTAACTGCAAAGGAAAATTCAGACGACTTTAAGAAGTCTGTTTCTGCTGCGGTTACAAAAATAGAAAAACAGCTTAGCAAAATAAAAACCAAGGTTGTCGACGGAAAAAGGAGCGATAGAGTAGAAAGGGCTGCTGTTTCCGAAGAACCCCCTGTTGTCTCCCCGGAAGAGGAAGAAGAAGAAGAGTAA